A window of Komagataella phaffii GS115 chromosome 1, complete sequence contains these coding sequences:
- a CDS encoding Glycerol proton symporter of the plasma membrane, subject to glucose-induced inactivation, producing MAIYSQPVRTHLIYNRRIMLKLFQYQDFLRGKSFLWAITLCALQGFLLLGYDQGVMSCLISDPTFNKFFKYPNEDLQGDITGTYDLGCVAGSIFCYFFGEQLGRRKALILGGTIMVIGTVFLGAANGVGIFIAGRVITGIGNGINSSTVPTLQAECSPANIRGALLTLQGTVTILGLVIAYWAGFGTSFVDSNFQWRFPVSFQAFFAVCLVIQAIGLPDTPRWLVAHGRLNEARNVIACLLDKSEDDPEVESQLFDIKTTVDEEFAGGPFKFKEFLQMGKTQNFRRLCITIGVNIMQQFTGSNMINYYAPTVYQKTMGFDNQMSMILGGCTSITYLVGSVLPVFLVDRFGRRTLLMVSAGGLCFCFMMVSILLSTEIQAAAYAAVAFIFIFQIFLAVGFLPVPWFLGSELNITRLRARACSIASGWNWMCVYAIVKITPIAMKNLGWKTFIIFTVLNAMWIPIVYCFFPETNGLELEDIDLIFARGGFTGGVFSTRGKTVQKHAHLNQQLKTGDEKDTGDIEFVEDVSRA from the coding sequence ATGGCAATCTATTCTCAACCCGTAAGAACCCACTTAATCTACAATAGACGTATCATGCTCAAACTCTTCCAGTATCAAGATTTTCTCCGTGGGAAAAGCTTTTTATGGGCAATCACGCTCTGTGCCCTCCAAGGCTTTCTCTTGCTTGGCTATGACCAGGGTGTCATGTCATGTTTGATTTCAGATCCTACATTCAACAAGTTTTTTAAGTATCCTAATGAAGACTTACAGGGTGATATCACTGGTACATATGATTTGGGATGCGTAGCTGGGTCTATATTTTGTtacttctttggtgaaCAATTGGGTCGTCGAAAGGCACTCATTCTTGGCGGAACCATTATGGTTATTGGTACTGTGTTCTTGGGAGCTGCTAATGGTGTTGGAATTTTCATAGCTGGAAGAGTTATTACTGGTATTGGAAACGGTATCAATAGTTCCACCGTGCCAACGTTACAGGCAGAATGCTCTCCTGCAAATATCAGAGGTGCCTTATTAACACTGCAAGGAACTGTTACCATTTTGGGATTGGTGATTGCTTACTGGGCTGGATTCGGAACTAGTTTTGTTGATTCAAATTTTCAGTGGAGATTTCCGGTAAGCTTCCAAGCTTTTTTTGCTGTATGTTTGGTTATTCAGGCAATAGGTCTGCCTGATACTCCACGTTGGCTAGTAGCTCATGGTCGATTGAATGAAGCTAGAAATGTTATTGCCTGTTTGCTGGACAAATCGGAGGACGACCCAGAAGTTGAAAGccaattgtttgatattAAAACTACCGTGGATGAGGAGTTTGCAGGAGGTCCATTCAAGTTCAAGGAATTTCTCCAGATGGGTAAAACCCAAAATTTTCGAAGACTATGTATCACCATTGGCGTTAATATCATGCAGCAGTTTACTGGTTCTAATATGATCAACTATTATGCGCCAACAGTGTACCAGAAAACGATGGGATTTGACAACCAAATGAGTATGATCCTCGGCGGTTGCACTTCAATTACATATTTAGTTGGTTCTGTTTTGCCCGTGTTCTTAGTTGACAGGTTTGGAAGGAGAACCTTGTTGATGGTCTCTGCCGGTGGTCTGTGTTTCTGCTTCATGATGGTATCCATTCTATTGTCAACAGAGATACAAGCAGCTGCGTATGCAGCAGTTGCTTTTATTTTCatatttcaaatctttttAGCAGTAGGTTTTCTTCCAGTGCCATGGTTTTTAGGTTCTGAGTTGAATATAACCAGGCTTAGGGCTAGAGCATGCTCCATCGCATCTGGCTGGAACTGGATGTGTGTTTACGCCATTGTGAAGATTACACCAATTGCCATGAAAAACTTAGGGTGGAAGACGTTTATTATCTTTACTGTCTTGAATGCCATGTGGATCCCCATTGTGTATTGCTTCTTCCCTGAGACTAATGGACTGGAGCTGGAGGATATTGACTTAATATTTGCACGAGGTGGTTTCACGGGTGGTGTTTTTAGTACTCGTGGGAAGACTGTACAGAAGCATGCTCATTTGAACCAGCAACTAAAAACGGGCGATGAAAAGGATACCGGAGACATCGAGTTCGTAGAGGACGTGTCAAGGGCCTAA
- a CDS encoding General amino acid permease, giving the protein MSDKKTSVEAVITEVDSSPAYEAGSIKSENKRNFVQNWFDGFKPYEMEELDPNLSEVEKAAIATANAPLQRKLKNRHLQMIAIGGSIGTGLFVGSGKALAAAGPAALLIAWGLTGIMIYFTVQALGELSVTMPVSGSFAVYSTRFIDPSWGCAMGFNYAMQWLIVLPLELVAASITLSYWEGSKSVNADVWVLIFYLLIVVINLFGVKGYGEAEFVFSLIKVITVIAFIFMGIILNCGGGPKGEYIGGRYWKNPGAFNTEYNPFKAVCSVFVTSAFSFAGTELVGLAAAEATNPRKSLPTAIKQVFWRIMLFYIISLTLIGLLVPFNDPRLIGSSSVDASASPFVIAIVSNGIHGLDSVMNVVIMIAVLSVGNSAVYGSSRILQSLAAQGQAPKILGYIDREGRPLAAIGLTLLFGCLAFVAASPKQGEMFDWLLALSGLSSIFTWGSICLSHIRFRACLKSLGRGTNELVFTAQGGIIGSWIGLIINCLVLIVSFWVAAFPLGDKSSAEGFFKAYLTVPVVIIVYVIHKIVKKNWCLYVKLNEMDVDSGRRDFDLELLKQEIVEEKETLARKPFWYRTYKFWC; this is encoded by the coding sequence ATGAGTGACAAGAAAACATCCGTAGAGGCAGTGATTACTGAGGTTGATAGCAGTCCAGCCTATGAGGCAGGCAGCATCAAATCTGagaacaaaagaaacttcGTTCAGAATTGGTTTGATGGTTTCAAGCCATATGAAATGGAGGAACTGGATCCAAATCTTTCGGAGGTGGAGAAGGCTGCCATTGCTACTGCTAACGCGCCattgcaaagaaaacttAAGAACCGTCATTTGCAGATGATTGCCATTGGTGGATCTATTGGTACTGGTTTATTTGTGGGTTCCGGTAAAGCTCTTGCAGCAGCTGGACCTGCTGCCCTACTGATTGCTTGGGGTTTGACTGGTATCATGATTTACTTTACCGTTCAAGCTTTGGGAGAATTATCTGTTACCATGCCTGTTTCTGGATCCTTTGCCGTCTATTCTACCCGTTTCATTGACCCTTCATGGGGTTGTGCCATGGGTTTCAACTACGCTATGCAGTGGCTGATCGTTTTACCCTTAGAATTAGTTGCCGCTTCTATTACATTGAGTTATTGGGAAGGTTCTAAAAGTGTTAACGCTGATGTTTGGGTTCTTATATTTTATCTGCTGATCGTCGTTATCAACCTGTTTGGTGTGAAAGGTTATGGTGAAGCTGAATTCGTCTTCTCCTTGATCAAAGTCATCACAGTCATTGCATTTATCTTCATGGGTATCATTCTGAACTGTGGTGGAGGTCCAAAAGGTGAATACATCGGAGGACGATACTGGAAAAACCCAGGAGCTTTCAATACCGAGTATAATCCATTTAAAGCCGTTTGTTCCGTCTTTGTCACATCTGCTTTCTCGTTTGCAGGTACTGAATTGGTCGGTCTTGCAGCCGCTGAAGCTACCAACCCAAGGAAGTCCCTTCCAACTGCCATCAAGCAAGTGTTCTGGAGAATTATGTTGTTTTACATCATTTCTTTAACTCTGATTGGTTTATTAGTTCCTTTCAACGATCCAAGATTGATCGGTTCAAGTTCAGTAGATGCATCTGCATCCCCATTCGTCATTGCCATTGTCAGTAACGGTATCCATGGTTTGGACTCTGTTATGAACGTTGTTATCATGATCGCAGTTCTGTCCGTTGGTAATTCTGCAGTCTACGGTTCATCCCGTATCTTGCAATCTCTTGCTGCACAAGGCCAGgctccaaagattcttgGCTACATCGACAGAGAGGGAAGACCACTTGCCGCTATTGGCCTTACTTTGTTATTTGGATGTTTGGCATTTGTTGCTGCTTCTCCCAAGCAAGGTGAGATGTTCGACTGGCTGTTAGCTCTCTCCGGTTTATCTTCTATTTTCACATGGGGATCTATCTGTCTTAGTCACATCAGATTCCGTGCCTGTTTAAAGTCCCTTGGGCGTGGTACCAACGAGTTGGTTTTCACAGCTCAAGGTGGTATCATCGGTTCATGGATTGGTTTAATTATCAACTGTCTGGTTCTGATTGTTTCCTTTTGGGTTGCTGCCTTCCCTCTAGGTGATAAGTCCTCTGCCGAAggattcttcaaagcttaTTTGACTGTCCCTGTTGTTATTATCGTATACGTGATCCATAAGATCgtgaagaagaactggtGCTTATACGTCAAGCTCAATGAAATGGACGTCGACAGTGGACGAAGAGACTTCGACTTGGAGTTATTAAAGCAGGAAATTGTCGAAGAGAAGGAGACTCTGGCCCGAAAGCCATTCTGGTACCGAACCTACAAATTCTGGTGTTGA
- a CDS encoding Cytoplasmic pre-60S factor — translation MHFTCNTCGLAFHDAENQREHMKGDWHRYNLKRRVADLPPVDEQTFNSKVSVLNPKESTDTTKIRGRKGGKNEEDVQKTVTKKELRRKEKEAALLEKKMALLEIARKRMTESQQPNDETVKETKPDAQEYVILDKDTNSSEQSTKGTIEEDSLTEEQLYEEKVKNRVEIKPEECLFCGKLFSDQKEAITHMFHSHGLYIPERDYLVDEAGLIHYLAEKIGFGNICLCCNFQGRSLESVRDHMLAKRHCRLPYESEDEQLEISEFYDFTSSYKAKEKIVVVDGVGGTSIDTDDWEDVEGEENSDEEEAPKEVSYVVGSDLVLPTGLIVGHRSLQRYYKQNLPAERGLKEGEGTVIAADARHLSVTYDKKLAQEQKRVWTKQQKDAYRNDRRSAKFINNQPHFRDELLQ, via the coding sequence ATGCATTTTACGTGTAATACTTGTGGATTGGCGTTCCATGACGCTGAGAATCAGAGGGAGCACATGAAAGGGGACTGGCACAGATACAATCTTAAAAGAAGGGTGGCTGATTTGCCACCAGTAGATGAACAGACTTTTAATAGCAAGGTTTCCGTTTTGAATCCTAAAGAAAGCACAGACACAACGAAGATAAGAGGCCGCAAAGGAGGcaagaatgaagaagatgttCAGAAAACGGTAACCAAAAAGGAACTTCGgagaaaggaaaaggaagCTGCATTGCTCGAGAAGAAGATGGCTCTTCTGGAGATTGCTCGTAAGAGAATGACAGAATCACAGCAACCAAATGACGAAACAGTAAAAGAGACAAAACCTGATGCTCAGGAGTACGTAATACTAGACAAGGATACCAATAGCTCAGAACAAAGTACGAAAGGCACCATTGAGGAAGATTCCCTAACGGAAGAGCAACTGTACGAAGAAAAGGTTAAGAACAGAGTCGAGATCAAACCTGAGGAATGTCTGTTTTGCGGGAAATTATTCTCTGATCAAAAGGAGGCTATTACCCATATGTTCCATTCCCATGGGTTGTACAttccagaaagagattATCTGGTGGATGAAGCTGGTCTGATACATTATCTTGCTGAAAAGATTGGCTTTGGAAACATTTGTCTGTGCTGTAATTTTCAAGGAAGATCTTTAGAATCTGTTAGAGATCATATGCTGGCAAAAAGACACTGTAGATTGCCATATGAATCAGAGGACGAACAGTTAGAGATTTCAGAGTTTTACGATTTTACATCAAGTTATAAGgcaaaggaaaaaattgttgttgttgatggCGTTGGCGGAACTAGCATCGATACAGATGACTgggaagatgttgaaggtgaagaaaatagtgacgaagaagaagcccCTAAGGAGGTTTCATACGTTGTTGGATCAGATCTGGTTCTTCCAACTGGATTGATTGTGGGGCACAGATCGTTACAGCGCTATTACAAGCAGAATCTACCAGCTGAGCGGGGTTTGAAGGAGGGAGAAGGAACAGTTATTGCAGCAGATGCAAGACATTTGTCTGTCACCTATGATAAGAAACTTGCTCAAGAACAAAAGAGAGTGTGGACTAAACAGCAAAAAGATGCTTACAGAAACGATAGAAGATCTGCCAAGTTCATCAATAACCAGCCCCATTTTAGAGACGAGCTTTTGCAGTGA